A region of Micromonospora chokoriensis DNA encodes the following proteins:
- a CDS encoding low temperature requirement protein A: protein MGSRAAGRLEPVPAAATPGRATFLELFFDLVYVFALTRISARAFEDLTQDPGSQHAWGTVTGSGKTLLLLLALWAVWQGTAWTTSRYDPYKVPLQTVVITALVCSMVMGVAIPRAFTDTALMFAVAYVVAQVTRPVILSVALGAHPYRRLKVRMAVIYAVSGVLWISGAMLSTDAQVALWSTALAFEYLAARCGWPVPGLGRSRISRWEIAGEHLAERYQQFFLVALGETILVAGFSYSRGPYETGHAWAFALALATSIMLWRIYVQRAGRILGEAVTKARHPATVGRSASDTHLVMVVGLAATAIGYELIIEHPLERIPGAWLALVLGGPALFLAGRSRLEYEVFSRVSPSRWIALLVLVASAVPLLFLPGVVATALGAVVLAAVVVADARRAHGAPPEPASPPF, encoded by the coding sequence ATGGGTTCCAGGGCAGCGGGACGCCTGGAGCCGGTCCCTGCGGCGGCCACTCCCGGCCGGGCCACCTTCCTCGAACTCTTCTTCGACCTGGTGTACGTCTTCGCGCTCACCCGGATCTCGGCCCGCGCGTTCGAGGACCTGACCCAGGACCCCGGTTCGCAGCACGCCTGGGGCACTGTCACCGGCAGCGGCAAGACCCTGCTGTTGCTGCTCGCGCTCTGGGCGGTCTGGCAGGGCACCGCGTGGACGACCAGCCGGTACGACCCGTACAAGGTGCCGTTGCAGACCGTGGTCATCACCGCGTTGGTGTGCAGCATGGTGATGGGGGTGGCGATCCCCCGGGCGTTCACCGACACCGCGCTGATGTTCGCGGTGGCGTACGTGGTCGCGCAGGTGACCCGACCGGTGATCCTGTCGGTCGCGCTGGGCGCGCACCCGTACCGCCGGTTGAAGGTGCGCATGGCGGTGATCTACGCGGTGAGCGGGGTGCTCTGGATCAGCGGCGCGATGCTGAGCACCGACGCGCAGGTGGCGCTATGGTCGACGGCGCTCGCGTTCGAATACCTGGCGGCCCGCTGCGGCTGGCCGGTGCCCGGCCTGGGCCGGTCGAGGATCTCCAGGTGGGAGATCGCCGGCGAGCACCTGGCCGAGCGGTACCAGCAGTTCTTCCTCGTCGCCCTGGGCGAGACGATCCTGGTGGCCGGTTTCTCGTACAGCAGGGGACCGTACGAGACGGGGCACGCCTGGGCGTTCGCGCTCGCGCTGGCCACGTCGATCATGCTGTGGCGGATCTACGTGCAGCGGGCCGGGCGGATCCTGGGCGAGGCGGTGACGAAGGCTCGGCACCCCGCCACCGTCGGGCGGTCGGCGTCCGACACCCACCTGGTGATGGTGGTCGGTCTCGCCGCCACCGCGATCGGCTACGAACTGATCATCGAGCATCCGCTGGAACGGATCCCGGGCGCGTGGTTGGCCCTGGTGCTCGGCGGCCCGGCGCTGTTCCTGGCCGGTCGCTCCCGCCTGGAGTACGAGGTGTTCTCGCGCGTCTCACCGTCGCGCTGGATCGCCCTGCTGGTGTTGGTGGCGTCGGCGGTGCCGTTGCTGTTCCTACCGGGGGTGGTCGCGACCGCCCTCGGGGCGGTGGTGCTGGCCGCGGTCGTGGTCGCCGACGCCCGCCGGGCCCACGGAGCGCCACCGGAGCCGGCCTCGCCGCCGTTCTGA